Sequence from the Penaeus vannamei isolate JL-2024 chromosome 41, ASM4276789v1, whole genome shotgun sequence genome:
atatatcaatagataataattatagttatagctAATTATAGGCATATCCACAGGTTTACAGCATATGGATGCAagtttatgtatgcacatatgcatatgtttacataaatgtatttattgtggagatatgtatgtatacatttatatcccttcgtgtgtgtattttcacGGTTATGAACATTCTGTTAATATGTTAGCTTCGAGTAACTGTATTATTCTTCGGCCATTAAAAACAATTTCTTCAGAAAGACAtaactgaaaagaaaaacaaatgtagaaaaataacagtaatacgtatgtatataaatatatacatatacagcgtgtatagatatagatgtaaacataatgtatgaatatgaatatatatacattttatatagatatatacaattatatatgtaggtatgtgtatgtctttatgtacatatatacatgtatatatacatacatatacatatatacagtatatatataattatgcatactgaatatgtatatatatacaaatgtgtatatatgtgtgtaattgtatatatatttgtgtgcatatccacgcatatgtgtgcgtatatatacatacatacaacatacatatatacatatatacatacatatgtacatacatatatacatacatatatacatacatgtatacatatatacatacatatatacatatatacatatatacatacatatatacatgtatatttttatacatatatacatacatacacacacgcacacacacacacacacacacacacacacacacacacacacacacacacacacacacatatatatatatatatatatatatatatatatatatatatatatatatatatatatatatatatatacgtatatgcatgtatatatatatatatatatatatatatatatatatatatatatatacatgcatatatacatatatattgatacatatatacatatgtgtacatacatatatacatatatattcatatatatatatatatatgtacatacatatatgcatatatatacatgcatatatacacatatacatacatatgtacatatatatacctacatatataaatatatatacatacatatatacatatgtatacatacatatatacatatatatacatacatatatacatatatatacatatatatattcatacatatatacacatacatatatgtacataaatatatacatatatacacatacatatatatacattcatatatacatatatacatatatacatacatatatacataaatatatacatatatatacatgcatacatatacacatgaaatataaatatatacatacatatatacatatatatagatgtgtttatatatgtgcctAGACATATAGGTCTTTATGCCTTTCGCAACAGGTCCCTCCCCCGGACTATGAGGTACAGCCAACATGAAACATGAGTCCAACCACCGTGGAAACCGTGAGACCGGCATAGCACCTGCTGCTTGCACAATGCGAGGACGGCAATTTGGGCTCGCCTCCCCGAGGTCGACCCTTGCCCGACAGGCGGTCTCTTCCTGAGGCAAATGCACATTACATACTGTACAGATATCAGATGTACAGTGAAAGTCTCAACCCTTAGGTAACACGTTTACTGAATCTATATATAgttttagattttcattttatcagTGTAATATTTGCTTGATGTAATTTACAATAATATGCTTATAAAGATCATTCCCGCAATTGCAAGTAGTATAATTACACTGCTGTACAGCTCATTTAATATTACAGTTACCCAGCTTTAGGAACGTACTTTCTGGCTGTCACAGTTAGCTATTTTTGTGATTTCGTTGTTTGTATAATTCACTTTTATATCAGTATATGCTTATCTATTCCATTTTCTCGATAGTTTACAATCAGGACTCTTAAATCATAGGCATAATCTATTTAGATTGACTTTATTGTTTTTCAATTAAATTTCAAAATAAAACTTCAGGGCATATAGTCTCCCAGTGTCTCAGTGGTGGTGAGCGAGGTAGCCGTACCCATATTGAGCTCCACTGTAGTAGGGGCGGTACACGGCCTGGTGGTGGTGGCCATGGGCGAAACCAGGATCAGCTTCTGGCTCGGCAGATCTCTTGTGGTGGCTGTGAGAATAGGGCGTGTTGTGGTAGGAGGGGTAATAGACGGGGTGGTATGACCTGTGAGCGTAGCTGGCTTCAGCCTCAGCAACGGGGTcagcggacctcttgtggtggtggtggacggaaGGAATGTAGTGGTGTGCTTGGTAACCGTAGGAATAGGGGTGGTAGTGAGCTTGGTAAGAGGGCTCTGCTTCGGCCTCAGGCtcggcggacctcttgtggtggtggtggacgtagGGAGTGTTGTGGTAGCCGTAGGAATGGGGACGGTAGTAGCCTGGGTAGTGGTAGGAACCGTAAGAGGGCTCGGCTTCGGCCTCAGGCtcggcggacctcttgtggtAGGTGTGGGAGGGGTGATAGGTGCGGGGGTAGTAGGCATGGTGATGGAGACCATAACCATAGTTGTAGCCACGACTTGGCTCCGCCTCTCGCTTCTCCACCTCAGAAGCGCAAGCGGCAGCCGCCAGAAGTACAAACACCTGAAGGTACACAATCCTGAATTAAACGTCCATTTCTAAAATCAAACACGATACAAACTAAGCCCCGTTAATCCTGTTCTCAAAGGAATGAACACATTGAACTTTTACTCACCAAGTACTTCATCTCTGCAGGATTGGTGAGACGGAACAGGGCGATGTGACTCCGGCAGTGCGTCCGACTCCTTATATACCTGTTCACACGCAAGACCTTGACAGACCGCCGACAAGTCAGAAATTGGCTTTGGATAGGACACGCCCACGCCATGTGAAGGACCCGCCCCCAGGAACCACCTGGTGTCTAAGTCATTGATCATCATTGATATCGTGCATGCGACTGACAGTTCCTTGAAGTAGATAAGCAGGTCGACTAATGTACAgcggatgtttatatatacatgtatatatgtgtaatcatttatcttttgatttatctatgtgcctgtgtatgtatgaaggcatattttctgtgtatatatgtatcattgtatgttcttaaatatgaatgtatatattatgtatatttgtataaattatatatatgtatgtatattggtgtgtgcgtaggtatatgagtaaatatgtatatatatatatatatatatatatatatatatatatatatatatatatatacctatatatgtatatagatgtatgtatatacgtttatatatgaatatgtagataatcacacatacacacatatatactcccaTACATACACGCgggcacacatatgtgtgtgtctgtgtgtgtgtatatatatatatatatatatatatatatatatatatatatatatatgtaaatgtgtgcaatatatgtatatgtgagtatatgcataatatataaattacatatatatagatttatgcgtttgtgcgtctgtgtgtgtgtgtgtgtgcatttatgtatatgtatgcatatatacatttattaatatatctatgtctatatatatatccatatccatagtatgaatgaatgtatgtgtgcataaatgtagtCTTCGGTCGATTGCATCAGTGActgtttatttgttcttctcAAACACAGTCACAGTTTTATTATGTTTTAGTTCTCCCTGAAACGTGTCCAGTGAGTCCGAAACACCATTTGAGTTGAACTTTGTAGTATAttcgctttttattttttatttattttttctctctctcaactacaGTTACAGATAATGCCAGTTCAAATTGCAGGTCCAATAGTGGGTGTTTCATGACGTTCCTTTCATGGCAATCTCCAAAATGAATCCTCGTGGATGGAAACACTCGGTGGGTGCGACGTGCAGCTTGACTTGCCTCGAGTAATTTCATTGGTTTGATGGTTGTTCTTCTAAACAGTCAGTCACAACTGCAAAAACATTTTCAATGGCATAAAACTCATTTAcagttattaattattaattattaattcctAACTTCTCAGTTTCCTTACGATTATAGTTACTTTATATCTGCTCCCAAGTTTGTTTCCCTCCTTCACTATGTTCACTCAACCTGAAAAGATTAAACATTTTctgtataaattataaattaaattTGAGCTTTAATATCACTTCCGAGTACTGGCACTGCTTATGGGACATGGCACTGGCACCTCGACTTCCCCTCGCGATTCCAGTCCGCTGACGATGCTGACAGCGCTGCGGCTGACGAGGCCGGCGACTGAAGGATGGGGCTGACTCTCGCTCTCGACCGAaggatgggtgaatgggtggagTGGCTTGGTTCCTGTAAGGCTGCGTTGTTAAAGTCGTTTGTGTCATTcggttgtatgtttgtgttgtattTCTATGGTTGTGCGTTTATGTGATATGGTTGTTTTGTCTTGGacatctattcctttttcttaataaATTGTGTAATAAGGATTCATAAATCAGAAACATGATTGATTTAGAAACTTTTTTCGATGACTTTATTACTTTTCAAAATAAAACTTATAGACAAAATCATTACAAACCCCCAGTGCCTTAGTGGTGAGCCTAGTAGCCATAACCATAGTGAAGTCCATGGTAGTGGGCGGGTTGGTACTGGTGGTGGTGAGCATAACTGACTCCTGCGTCAGCTTCTGGCTCGGCAGACCTCTTGTAGTGGCTGTGAGTGTAGGGAAAGTAGTGGGAGGAGTGGTAGTAACGAGGGTACACAGGGTGGTAGCCGGGCTCAGCAACGGGGTcagcggacctcttgtggtggtggtggtggacggagGGAATGTAGTGGTGTGCTTGGTAACCGTAGGAATAGGGGTGGTAGTAAGCTTGGTAAGAGGGCTCTGCCTCGGCCTCAGGCtcggcggacctcttgtggtggtggtggacgtagGGAGTGTTGTGGTAGCTGTAGGAAGAAGGACGGTAGTAGCCTGGGTAGTGGTAGGAACCGTAAGAGGGCTCGGCTTCGGCCTCAGGCtcggcggacctcttgtggtAGGTGTGGTAGGGGTGATAGGTGCGAGGGTAGTAGGCATGGTGATGGAGACCATAACCATAGTTGTAGTCACGACTTGGCTCCGCCTCTCGCTTCTCCACCTCAGAAGCGCAAGCGGCAGCCGCCAGAAGCACAAACACCTGAAGGTACATAATGTTAGATTAAACATCCATTTTAGAAACAATTCACGATAAAAATAAACGCCATTATTCCTGTTCACAGAAGATTAAGAACACTGAAATGTTACCCACCAAGTACTTCATCTCTGCAGGATTGGTGAGACGGAACAGGGCGATGTGACTCCGCCAATCCGTCCGTCTCCTTATATACCTGTTCACTCAAACGACCTTGGCAAAACGCAGACAGCACAGTACGAAAATAGAAACTGGCTTTGAGTAGGACACGCCCACATGAGATGAAGAACCGCCTACAGGAAATGTCAGGTGTCTTAGtcactatttttcattatcttcggCATGGGACTAACAGTGTCTtgaatgaaggattttttttctacatgtgtgcGAGTGAAAGTTATtaagaaaagtgaaaatagaTATTTTTCATTTGTCCAGCTCATTacctgtgcatatacatacatatatcaatagataataattatagtcataGCTAATTATAGGCAGATCCACAGGTTTACAGCATATTGGTGGCTGTTtacatataaacacttatatgGGCGTAGGTGAAAGCCTCGGTCGCATTTGCTTGAGTAACAACACATTCCATCTCACTATtagaataattaaaaagaaaagaaaaaactttatTTCTTCAATGGTAAGACTCCAATAATACTAAAATCTATGATTCCAACTCAGTGATCAATAGTGGTAGTTGAAGCCTTGACCGGAGGTGACTCCATGGTACTGGTAGAGGTTGTGATGGTAACCAGGGTCAGCTTCGGCTGACCTCTTATGAGGATGGTgcacgtgggtatgtgtgtatgtagatatgtatgtatgtatatacgcgcttgagtgtgtgtttatacacgcacacacccacacacatgtatatatgtgtgtgtagatgtagatacagatattgatatatatatatatatatatatatatatatatatatatatatatatatatatatatatgtatgtatgtatgtattgtatttacacatataaaaacgtatagtccatatatgcatatttatatgtagatatctacatatataaacatacatgtatatagacacatatagacatgtcaatacatatatccatatatgtacagacatttctgtatatttttatgtgtacaaatatatatatatatatatatatatatatatatatatatatatatatgttattcatatatgtttgaataaatcaatgtatatgagcgtgtgtttatgtatacatatgcagtatacatgataaataaatacatatatggacattttCATCCTACCAAACCTTGTTGCACATGATGAGACAGGTTCTTCTTTTGCTTCGAACTTCTCGGCAAGCGAATAAGCCTGGCGACCTTTTCCGAATTTACTTCTGATTGATATTTTTTCGCGTTTAACTGAAACTGTGGATGGGAGTCAAGTGTTCATCCTTTTAGTAGATTCACCGTTATAACTAATAAGTATTGATGATCTTTATACCTAGTGTTTTTCTGACTTTCAATAACTTCAAATGATGAATACTGTAGTCATCAAAATTGGCTGTATTGGTTTCAAAACGATATATGAAGCAAGGGAAAGACATGGGAAGGGAGAAAGCCTCGGTCGCAAGTGCTAAAGCAACGACACTTTCCATCTCACTTTTGAAAAGaattaataaattaaaaatagTTACTCAGAAATATTTTAATTTCATAATAAGACACAAACATTACTAACATTTCTGTCTCCAAACTCCTGGCGCTCAGTAGCGGCGGTAGAAGCCGTGACCGGAGGAAACTCCATGGTACTGGTAGAGGTTGTGATGGTAACCATGGTCAGCTTCGGCTGCCCTCTTATGAGGATGGTGCACGTAGGGGTTGTATGGGGTGTAGTCGGGGCTGTAGGGATGGTAGACGGTAGAGGGTTCGGCTGACCTCTTATGAGGGTGGTGCACGTAGGGGTTGTATGGGGTGTAGTCGGGGCTGTAGGGATGGTAGACGGTAGAGGGTTCGGCTGACCTCTTATGAGGGTGGTGCACGTAGGGGTTGTATGGGGTGTAGTCGGGGCTGTAGGGATGGTAGACGGTAGAGGGTTCGGCTGACCTCTTATGAGGGTGGTGCACGTAGGGGTTGTATGGGGTGTAGTCGGGGCTGTAGGGATGGTGGACGGTAGAGGGTTCGGCTGACCTCTTATGAGGGTGGTGCACGTAGGGGTTGTATGGGGTGTAGTCGGGGCTGTAGGGATGGTGGACGGTAGAGGGTTCGGCTGACCTCTTATGAGGGTGGTGCACGTAGGGGTTGTATGGGGTGTAGTCGGGGCTGTAGGGATGGTAGACGGTAGACGGTTCGGCTGCCCTCTTATGAGCTGCCTCAGGATCAGCGGACCTCTTGTGAAGAGGGTGGTAGTGAGCGGCATGGTAGTCGGCGCTGTGGTGGCGACCATAAGGAGGATAAAGGTAGCCTGTGCTTGGCTCCGCCTCTCGCTTCTCCACTTGAGAAGCGCAAGCGGCAGCCACCAGGAGGACAAACACCTGAAATACACAAAGCATTTAACACCATCTTTGGGAAAGAAGAATAACCGTCACAGAAGTGCAACAAATCAAACATCGCTATGTCCGGATCTTGTGGATTTCAAACAGTGAAGTTGGAACTCACCAAGTACTTCATGTCTGCAGGATTGAAGAGAAGGAACAGGGCGATGTGATCTTAGCAGAGAGATTCTCATCCTTATATAGCAGGGAACTTCAGGGCCTTGAGATATCCGACCTCACGCCTAAGAAAGTAGGAAGCAtttacgagtaaaaaaaaaatacgttattcatattgcattttttctatcttcctatgCTTGTATGTCTGCATGGCAGAGAAAGCCGTCGCGTGGGCTATATTTCATTCGTCTGTTATCATCTAATTGACACTATAACCCGAACATCTTGAtaacatttatctacatatacctGAGATAAGAGTTTCGAACCAATTTGGTACAATGTGCTACTTGGGAATTATGATGGCTTACCAtgttatatttttcatactaTGTTGCTTCCCTGCCCTACCATGCGCACAATACTTTCTGTTGACAGCATACACCCCTATTTAATGGAAAATGTTTCGATCTCTTTTTCATAAGGTGTGTAAAAGTCGATAAACTTACCGTAAAGAGATGATCAAGTTTATGCCACCTTAGCAGCTCAGAATGGAATTTTCAGTCTGTCCAATCATCCTTTCTCCGGACACAAATTCCTGTGCCAAATGTGATCAGTTCTCAGggataacaaaatgacaatagTGAAACAGTTATCAATCAGTGTATGCATATGATCAAGCAAAAATGGCAGACAAAAGTAGACCTACCTCATTAGCTGACATCATCCATGCATATTCAGAAACAACAGCTATCTACGTAGGCCTATCAATTAAATGTACCATTGGCATCACAGGCACCGCGACTTGGGAGCCTCTTATCTAGACAgatgaatatgtacataatatttaCAGATTAAGTATATAACTTCAAATGTATGCTggggaatgtatatgtgtatatgcatatatccatacacacacatttaaatatatctatctatctatctatccatatatatatatatatatatatatatatatatatatatatatatatatatatatatatacaaacataacttaaaaataaaaatatattcaaggcacacacacatacagtatatatatagtatggtaTGAATGAAGGTATACATTAGACTTGACTATGCTGTAACGATTTTCTATACGAAAGGACATCTAAATAATTTCTTAAATTAAATCTTGCAACTGAAACACCAAAGAAAGATGCAGATTCGATAATTCCCCCACTTGGTGCCAATAAATCTTACATATCTAGTAAAAAGATCGAAAATACATAAGCCTGATACAGCTGATCATGAGGTTTACAATCATCGATgacagagtaagaaaaagaagaaaattctaAACATATCAAACTCCTACACTATTTGATTTCTGACAATGAAATAGAtgtaacaaatgtaaaaaaaaaaaaaaaaaaaaaaaaaaaaaaaaaaaaaaaaagagagagagagagagagagagagagagagaaagagagagagagagagaaagagagagagagagagagagagagagagagaaagagagagagaaacaaagggaaaaaaatgctaGAACGAGTAATATCTAGACGAAAGCTGTTTAAACCCCGATAAGACACACAAAGCACGTACGATAgatttatcctccccccccccccctatttcaaTCGGGCGTAAAGAAAGAACTATAAATAAAAATTAGACTACACCTGTAAAAAGATTAACAAACCGATAAGAAGTGGatgtaaaaggaggagaagacacGAAAGCACATGTATACCTGTAGACTGAACCAACAGCTGTTCTCACAAGAAAGCAGGTTCAGTCGGTCGTCAGCGGTCACGAAGAACACTCACGGGCTGTATGCTTGATCTGCAACATTTTGCGAGAAGACTTCGTTAATTTCATTCTTGCGTGGGTGGAAAGGGCAGATTACAGGCATCGCATTCTTGACACGTAAGTACAAAATCCGAATATGTTATTCTTGATTCGTAAAGACACACGCAaagcaaacgaacaaacaaaagaaaaagaatcatgttatttttctaaaaaaaaaaaaaaaaaaaaaaaaatgtgctacgCTTTATTTATTAATCCGTAACTTAAACAACATTCTGTCGTTCctaattcataatgaaaataccTACAGCAATGTTGTTAAGGACATATTAATAAGAATCCTAACATAATGTTAGCTCTGACTCGGAATTTCATATCTAGATTAATTCAATTGCTTGttcatctgtttgtttacttattaattaattaatatagaaTGCTTTTAAGGTCGAGATCCGGTCATTTTCTTAAAGTAACGGGACGAAATATCTAAAGATAGTCTTGACCTGTAAGTGTAAAATAGTCTTAACATTATTTCATGCATGAATACATAGGAAATATCAACATCAATTTGGTATGAAATCCAAATATCGaatataatgttataattttcgattcgaattaataaaaatatcaatgttaTCTATATCGTAAGGGCAATATACAATAAAGTGGTTATATTCTAATATTACTTTTGATTTGCATGTACATTCAAATAGATCGTGTGTGTGATACAGAATCCTTAAAGCATAAAAGGCAGATTTAGGAAGCTACACACACgaaccaataaaaaaaagtaattgaagATAATTGAAGAAATACACTTGGAGAAAAAAGGTGTTTGACTAAATGCATTGAATTTTAGAAGGAATTTCTTTTCACTGTATTTTGACATTCaatattgttgttgccattaccaTACTTGCTTCATTGTTCGTTGTTTCTTcgtcatcatccctattatcaacCTCACCCTTACTAATTATATcaaattactattatcgttattacttttagttTTGGTTTATTATCCTCTTTGAATTTATGCTCTGTTGCCTCTACTGGTGGCAGTGTCTCtctttaattcttattattaaccacctttatcatcactataattattaaataataaaaatattattattatcattattattaacaatggcAATGcaaatagtattattagtagaaaTACTatggtaaaaatagtagtagttatagtagtagtagtagcattatcataataattataggaTATCATATAGGAAAAGATATTGAGCAAAGGgcaatagataaatggatagagagagtcagaagacatacatatatatctatatataaatatatatatacttatacatacatacatacatacatactgtacatacacacacagacacagacacacacacaaacacacacgcacacacacacacacgcacacacacacacacgcacacacacacacacacacacacacacaaacacacacacacacacatgcatatatatatacatatatatatatatatatatatatatatatatatatatatatatatatgtgtgtgtgtgtgtgtgtgtgtgtgtgtgtgtgtgtgtgtgtgtgtgtgcgtgtatgtagagagagagaaaaaaataaatgttttataacaatgaaagaaagatTTCTACCTTCTTTAGAATGAGTCATCAGCTCGCCCTTCCACCTGCGATCatttacggagagagagagagagagagagagagagaaagagaaagagaaagagaaagagaaagagagagagaaagagaaagagaaagagaaagagaaagagaaagagagggagaaagagagagagagagacagagggagagagagagagaatgtgtgtgtgcgtgcgtgtgtgacagagagagagagagagagagagagagagagagagagagagagagagagagagagagagagagagagagagagagatagagagagagataaagatagatagatagacagatagaatcaGAGACAACGTgatgtgaatatataaaatacagtATATAATTCAAGACACACGTAGCCTCAACACAGCTGACCGCAATAAAAGGAGAAGGCGGATCGGAGTGTTCCAAAGCGCGGGCTGAGTTGCCACTTTGTGTTTTCCCGTGAGTTGCCACTTTGCGTTTTCCCGAGATAAGACGCGCTGTTGATAACCTTCCACCTGTGATCAGCTGGAGGCACTCATAACCGCCTCACGGAATTGAAATGTCTCGCTTTCTTACTGTTTTCTCCACCCTTTAGTCTGTACGttcgtgtctgtgtatttgtgtgtgtacttgttcgtgttatataagtgtgtgtgaatacatacacacacacacacacacacacacacacacacacacacacacacacatatatatatatatatatatatatatatatacatacatatatatatatatatatatatatatatatatat
This genomic interval carries:
- the LOC113826995 gene encoding histidine-rich glycoprotein, whose translation is MAWACPIQSQFLTCRRSVKVLRVNRYIRSRTHCRSHIALFRLTNPAEMKYLVFVLLAAAACASEVEKREAEPSRGYNYGYGLHHHAYYPRTYHPSHTYHKRSAEPEAEAEPSYGSYHYPGYYRPHSYGYHNTPYVHHHHKRSAEPEAEAEPSYQAHYHPYSYGYQAHHYIPSVHHHHKRSADPVAEAEASYAHRSYHPVYYPSYHNTPYSHSHHKRSAEPEADPGFAHGHHHQAVYRPYYSGAQYGYGYLAHHHEETACRARVDLGEASPNCRPRIVQAAGAMPVSRFPRWLDSCFMLAVPHSPGEGPVAKGIKTYMSRYIRRRTDWRSHIALFRLTNPAEMKYLVFVLLAAAACASEVEKREAEPSRAYNYGYGLHHHAYYPRTYHPYHTYHKRSAEPEAEAEPSYGSYHYPGYYRPHSYGYHNTPYVHHHHKRSAEPEAEAEPSYRAYYHPFSYGYQTHHYIPSVHHHHKRSADPVAEPGFHPVYPRYYHSSHYFPYTHSHYKRSAEPEADAGVSYAHHHQYHPTHYHGLHYGYGYQAHH
- the LOC138860389 gene encoding DNA-directed RNA polymerase II subunit RPB1-like, with the protein product MKYLVFVLLVAAACASQVEKREAEPSTGYLYPPYGRHHSADYHAAHYHPLHKRSADPEAAHKRAAEPSTVYHPYSPDYTPYNPYVHHPHKRSAEPSTVHHPYSPDYTPYNPYVHHPHKRSAEPSTVHHPYSPDYTPYNPYVHHPHKRSAEPSTVYHPYSPDYTPYNPYVHHPHKRSAEPSTVYHPYSPDYTPYNPYVHHPHKRSAEPSTVYHPYSPDYTPYNPYVHHPHKRAAEADHGYHHNLYQYHGVSSGHGFYRRY